In one Desulfobaculum bizertense DSM 18034 genomic region, the following are encoded:
- a CDS encoding FAD:protein FMN transferase, whose protein sequence is MGFWDMTRRSFLRMSGVLGFGAVLSPAAASAEIAFGNVQEKDGRYKLSQTRFTMGTFVQFTLYDSSLDRAQQAVGRAVEEMHRLCEIFDRHKDGTELSHLNSAGVLRGASPELGALAQEAGRIYGQTGGAFDASVLPVVSYLSSHAAPSGRMHVDRKELAEALSLVDGSAVQIKGRDIQFAKSGMALTFDGIGKGYIVDRAADVLQREGVESFMINAGGDIRVEGDHVWHIAVEDPHGQGKFPTELALKSGAIATSGGYEQAYDETGKIHHVVNPSSGLSPVQALSVSVCAPTVMEADALATASFVMGPKRGTNFVNSLAGREGFILTGEDVPVQTSGWSGKTFRS, encoded by the coding sequence ATGGGTTTCTGGGACATGACACGCAGATCGTTTCTCCGCATGAGTGGAGTGCTTGGTTTTGGTGCTGTTCTTTCTCCGGCCGCAGCGAGCGCAGAAATTGCGTTTGGCAATGTTCAGGAGAAGGATGGGCGGTATAAGCTGTCCCAGACCCGGTTTACAATGGGAACTTTTGTTCAGTTTACGCTGTATGATTCTTCACTGGATCGCGCTCAGCAGGCTGTTGGGCGCGCAGTGGAGGAGATGCACCGTCTTTGTGAAATATTTGATCGGCACAAGGACGGGACGGAGCTGTCTCATTTGAACAGTGCTGGAGTGCTCCGGGGCGCAAGCCCAGAGCTGGGTGCTCTTGCACAGGAAGCCGGGCGAATCTATGGCCAGACAGGGGGCGCGTTTGATGCCTCCGTTTTACCTGTCGTGTCGTACCTGTCGTCTCATGCTGCCCCTTCGGGGCGGATGCACGTTGATCGCAAAGAACTTGCAGAGGCATTGTCGCTTGTGGATGGTTCTGCAGTGCAGATCAAGGGGCGAGATATTCAGTTTGCAAAGTCTGGCATGGCATTGACTTTTGATGGAATCGGCAAGGGCTATATTGTGGACCGGGCTGCGGATGTGCTCCAGCGTGAGGGCGTTGAGTCCTTTATGATAAACGCTGGAGGTGATATTCGTGTTGAAGGCGATCACGTGTGGCATATTGCCGTAGAGGATCCTCATGGGCAGGGGAAGTTCCCGACAGAGCTGGCGCTGAAAAGCGGGGCGATTGCAACGTCTGGAGGCTATGAGCAGGCCTATGATGAGACGGGGAAGATTCATCATGTGGTGAATCCCAGCTCTGGATTGTCACCTGTGCAGGCGCTGAGCGTGAGTGTGTGTGCTCCAACAGTTATGGAAGCAGACGCACTGGCAACGGCAAGCTTTGTCATGGGGCCAAAACGCGGAACGAATTTTGTGAATTCGCTTGCTGGGCGGGAAGGCTTTATTCTGACCGGAGAAGATGTCCCCGTGCAGACTTCTGGGTGGAGCGGAAAGACTTTTCGTAGCTAG